The following nucleotide sequence is from Cyanobacterium sp. T60_A2020_053.
CAGGTTATTGACGGTTTGATTACCAATTTTCATCTACCCAAATCTAGCTTATTGATGCTGGTGAGTGCGCTGATGGGCAGAGAAAGACTATTACAAATCTACCAAGAAGCTATCAAAGAAAAATATCGTTTCTATTCCTTTGGTGATGCCATGTTTATTCCTTTTTCCTCTTTCGACAAATCAAATCCTTAATACCTCAGTTCGATGCAAGAATGCCTGATAAGTGCATGTGTCAGGTGTAATGCTTATCAATTAAAGAATTAAACCAAATCGTTTTTTTTCATAAATTGCTCATTTGTATCAATGATTTTGGCTCTCCTACAGTAGTTATGACAAATTAATAAAAAATAATTAATGTACACTTTAATCGGTATGGCTTTGAGTATTTTTAAAATGCAATTATTATAAGTCAAGAGTTTAAATGTAACCTAATACCTAATACCTGCTACCTGACACCTTTACAGCCAAAAGCATAATTAAAACTTATAATTAATATTATTGAAAAATTAAATTATCTTTAAATGTAAAGAAATATATAAAAAATACTGTTTTGCCATTAAAGCTAGTAGGTAAAAAGACCTAGACAAGTTATAACTATAGGAATCTAAGATTAGTTAAATTAATCAAGAGTAGAAAAAAAATTAATATAAAAAAAATAAAATAACTAAAAAGATGATCCCCTTCGTGGTAGGATTGAAAGTCGAAAAAGCAAAAACTAGAAACTGACTTCTAAATTAAGAGGTTGTTAAAGATAAAGCTATAAAGAAAAATTATATATTTGGAGGATACCAAGAATGGCGCAAGCTGGATTTAAAGCTGGTGTTCAGGACTATCGTTTAACTTACTATACCCCTGACTACACCCCCAAGGATACGGACTTACTCGCTTGTTTCAGAATGACTCCCCAAGCAGGAGTTCCCCCCGAAGAGTGTGCAGCAGCAGTAGCAGCGGAATCTTCTACTGGTACTTGGACTACCGTATGGACTGACGGTTTAACCGATTTAGACCGTTACAAAGGCCGTTGTTACAATATTGAACCTGTAGCGGGTGAAGATAATCAATACTTTGTGTTTGTGGCTTACCCCATGGACTTATTTGAAGAAGGATCAATCACCAACGTTTTAACCTCTTTAGTCGGTAACGTATTTGGTTTCAAAGCCTTACGCGCCCTCCGTTTAGAGGATATTCGTTTCCCCGTTGCTTTAATCAAAACTTACCAAGGACCTCCCCACGGTATTACCGTTGAGCGTGACTTATTAAACAAATACGGTCGTCCTTTATTAGGTTGCACCATTAAACCTAAACTAGGTTTATCTGCTAAAAACTACGGTCGTGCGGTTTATGAATGTCTCCGTGGTGGTTTAGACTTCACCAAAGATGACGAAAACATCAACTCTCAACCCTTCATGCGTTGGAGAGACCGTTTCTTATTCGTTCAAGAAGCTGTAAAGAAAGCACAAGGTGAAACTAACGAAATTAAAGGTCACTATCTCAACGTTACTGCGGGTACTTGCGAAGAAATGCTCAAACGGGCTGAATTTGCTAAGTCGGTGGGCGCCCCCATCATTATGCACGATTTCTTCACTGGTGGTTTTACCGCCAACACTACCCTAGCTAAATGGTGTCGTGACAACGGTATCTTATTACACATTCACCGAGCCATGCACGCTGTAGTTGACCGTCAAAAAAACCATGGTATTCACTTCCGTGTTTTAGCCAAGTGTCTTCGTCTTTCTGGTGGTGACCACTTACACTCTGGTACTGTAGTTGGTAAATTGGAAGGAGATCGCGCTGTAACTTTAGGTTTCGTTGACTTAATGCGTGAAGACTATGTAGAAGAAGATCGCTCTCGTGGTGTATTCTTCACTCAAGATTATGCTTCTTTACCCGGTGTAATGCCCGTGGCTTCTGGTGGTATTCACGTTTGGCATATGCCAGCCCTTGTGGAAATCTTCGGTGATGATTCTTGTTTACAATTCGGTGGTGGTACTCTCGGACACCCTTGGGGTAATGCACCGGGTGCAACCGCTAACCGTGTAGCTTTAGAAGCCTGTGTTCAAGCTCGTAACGAAGGTCGTTCCCTAGCGCGCGAAGGTAATGATGTACTTCGTGAGGCTGGACGTTGGAGCCCTGAGTTAGCCGCAGCTCTTGAACTTTGGAAAGAAATTAAATTCGAGTTCGATACCGTTGATACTCTCTAAGTGGTCATTTTAATTAGGGATCGGTAAATCGTGCGCCCTCCACCTCTAAAAGGTCATTAGTGAACATAAATTCTATAACCATTAAGAATAATAAAATCATTAATGATGGTCGATGATAACCGGCTTACTGAAAACTGATTATTAAAACTCCTAACTATGACTTATAAACAAGTCGTTAAAGATACGGCGCGGGTAGTGCAAAATTATCTAACCTATCAAGCCGTCAAGCTGATCATCGAACAGTTAACAGAAACTAACCCGGGTTTAGCCATTTGGCTGAGAGAATTTTCAGCGCGCACCCCCTTCCAAGACAGCGATAACTATATCAATGAAATGATGAAGGAAAATAAAGAGTTAGTGTTACGAATTTTGACGGTAAGGAAAGAAATCGCCAAGAAAACCCTAGAGTTTTTGCCTGAGTTAGTGCAAACCAACATTGAGCAATCAAATATGGAACACCGCCGTTATCTTTTAGAGCGTTTAACTCAAACTAATTCATCTTCTGAAGATGAAATTAACCAAGACACAAAATCTAATCAACCAGACAACAAGGAAGAATAAAAATGCAAACTTTAGCTAAAGAGCGTCGTTACGAAACACTCTCCTACTTACCTCCTTTAACAGATCAGCAAATCGTCAAACAAGTACAATATTTATTAGACCAAGGATTTATTCCTGCGGTAGAATTTGAAAAAGACCCTTTACCTACCGATCACCACTGGACTTTGTGGAAATTACCTTTATTTAATGCCGTTTCTCCCCAAGAAGTATTAAATGAAGTGCGCGAGTGTAAAGGTCAATACTCTGACTCTTTTATTCGAGTTATTGCTTTTGATAACCTCAGACAGTGTCAGACTGTGAGCTTTATTGTTCACAAACCTAACTCTACCCGTTTCTAAGGGATTAGTTAAACCCAAATCAGGTGGAGGCAAAAATAGCCTCTGCCTTTTTTAATCATTTTACCTTTAAACCTCTTTACAAAACTTTAAAAAACAAGAAAAATTTTTGACATTCAAGAGTGATTAAAAATCATGAAGAAAGAGATTAATAAATATCATCATCTTTTATCTTGTCAAAGTTACCGCCCTTGTTTATGCTTATGATAGATAAAACTAAATATTGCTAAATTAATGTAGAATTAACTCTATAAATGAGCGTTAAATTCTTGTGGTTTAGTTATATCTTTATCTGAAAAATAGAGATTTCTCGTCAACAAGGATAGTATATTTGAACTACCTTATAAATAAAATCAAGGAGAAAAAATGTCCATTGCAGTAGGAATGATAGAAACCAAAGGGTTTCCAGCCGTAGTAGAAGCGGCAGACTCTATGGTAAAAGCAGCGCGCGTCACCCTAGTGGGTTACGAAAAAATTGGTAGCGGTCGTGTTACTGTGATCATCAGAGGTGATGTATCAGAAGTACAAGCATCCATCGCCGCTGGCATTGAGTGCGCTAATCGTGTCAATGGTGGAGAAGTGCTTTCTACCCATATCATTGCGCGCCCCCACGAAAACCTTGAATATGTACTGCCTATTCGCTATACCGAAGAAGTAGAACAATTTAGAAGTTACTAACATATTTTAATTAATTTGTCAACCATTTAGCTCTCAATAGTAATAAAAAAAATGTCCATTGCAGTAGGAATGATAGAAACCTTAGGGTTTCCAGCCGTAGTAGAAGCGGCAGACTCTATGGTAAAAGCAGCGCGCGTCACCCTAGTGGGTTACGAAAAAATTGGTAGCGGTCGTGTTACGGTTATTGTGCGTGGGGATGTATCAGAAGTACAAGCATCCATCGCCGCTGGGATTGAGGGCGCTAATCGTGTTAACGGTGGTCAAGTGCTTTCTACCCATATTATCGCTCGTCCTCACGAAAACCTCGAATACGTCTTACCTATTCGTTATACCGAAGAAGTAGAACAGTTCCGTAGTTATTAATAACTACTTTTAAGATAATTTCAGTTCAAATTAAAAAAAAGTAACGATTATGTCAATAGCAGTAGGAATGATTGAAACCTTGGGGTTTCCAGCCGTAGTAGAAGCCGCCGATGCCATGGTAAAAGCAGCGCGCGTCACCCTAGTGGGTTACGAAAAAATTGGTAGCGGTCGTGTTACGGTTATCGTGCGTGGGGATGTATCAGAAGTACAAGCCTCTATTTCCGCAGGCATTGAAAACGTGAAACGAGTTAATGGTGGTCAGGTGTTATCTCACCATATCATCGCTCGTCCTCACGAAAACCTCGAATATGTACTGCCTATTCGTTACACCGAAGAAGTAGAACAGTTCAGAGAAAGTATCAACCCTCGTCCTTTACGCAGACCATAATTAAAGGTTTAAAATAGTGCAAATAGCCCAAGTATGCGGTACTGTGGTCAGTAATCATAAATCCCGCACCCTCACGGGGGTAAAACTGTTATTAGTTCAGTTAATCGATGCTGATGGTCATCTTCTGCCTACTTATGAAGTAGCTGGAGATATTGTAGGCGCTGGATTAGGGGAGTGGGTACTGATTACTAGAGGTAGTGCCGCGCGGAAGGAAAGTGGACAAGAAGATCGCCCCGTAGATGCCATGGTTGTAGGTATTATTGATACGGTGACGGTAGCATCTGGTAAGCTATACAGCAAAAAAGATGAAGAAAGAATGTATTAAAATCTGTTCTTTATGTACTTTTCCTAAAAGGGTCTAAGATTTAGCAAATAGTCTGTTTAGCTAATGTTTGAGGGACTGGTTAACTTCTATTTGTCTTGATTGTTATTTAAAAAATTTGGAGGTTTTCATGCGCGTCCCAAAAATGGCAGCTCCTCCTACTCCTTGGTCAAAAGATTTGGCTGAACCGAGGGTGGATGATACTGCCTATGTTCACTCTTTTTCTAATCTCATTGGTGATGTAACGGTAGGTTCTCATGTAATGATCGCTCCGGGTACATCTATTCGTGCTGATGAAGGTACACCATTTTATATCGGTAATGATAGCAATATTCAAGATGGAGTGGTGATCCACGGTTTGGAAAAAGGTCGAGTTAGGGGTGACGATGGCAAGGATTACTCAGTATGGATCGGTAATGAAACTTGTATTACTCACTTATCTCTGATTCATGGACCAGCTTATGTGGGCAATAATTGTTTTATTGGTTTCCGCTCTACAGTTTTTAATGCACGGGTGGGTGATGGGTGTATCATCATGATGCACGTTTTGATTCAAGACGTGGAAATTCCGCCGGGTAAGTATATTCCTTCCGGGGCAATTATCACAAATCAGCAACAGGCTGATCGTCTTCCTGATGTACAACCAGAAGATCGGGAGTTTGCTTCCCATGTGGTTCATATTAATGAAGCTCTCGCCGAGGGTTATCTCTGCGCTCAGGATAATGCTTGTTTAACTAAATTTAAAACTGAGAGTAGTTCTACTTCGTCTCATCATAATAATAAAAATAATCATAGTTATCAATCCCCAACTGATATGAGTTTAAATACAGATATAGTAAATCAGGTTCGTTCTTTACTCCGTCAAGGTTATAAAATAGGCGTAGAATATGCCAGCGCCCGTCGCTTTAAAACTAAATCTTGGTTAACGGGTTCTATTCATGCTACCCAAGAAAATCAAGTTTTAGCTGAATTAGAAGGTTTCTTGCACCAACATCAGGGAGAGTATGTGCGTTTGGTGGGCGCTGATAATCAAGCTAAAACTAGAGTGGCGGAAGTTATTATCCAGCGCCCTTCAGACACGCCGGGACAACCCACTAGTATTAATATCACTTCGGCTTCTCCTGTTTTAAATGGCAAAAAGGTTGTTTCTGTTACCACAGGTGGTGGTGATGATATTACGGGACAAGTACGCAATTTGATTCAAAATGGTTATCAAATCGGTGTTGAACACGCTGACGTGCGCCGTTTTAAATCTAAGTCTTGGTTAACTGCGCCGAGTATTACCACTAATTCCCCTAACGAAGCCATTAAAATTTTACAAGGCTATTTACAAGAATTTGCCGGGGAATATGTTCGTATGATTGGAGTTGATCCAGTAGCGAAAGTCAGACTTTCTCAAACCATTATCCAGCGCCCGGGAGAAACCGCCACGACTTCTGGTAATGGTAGTTACAGCGCCCCTCGCCCTAGTAATGGCGGATCGGTTAGTAGTAGTTTGAGTGCTGATGCTTTACAACAGGTAAAAGCCTTGTTAGCTCAGGGTTATAAAATCGGTACTGAACACGCTACCGTGCGCCGTTTTAAATCTAAATCTTGGCAAAGTTGTTCTCCTATTAATAGCACTAACGAAAGGGAAGTTATTAGCGCCCTTGAGGGTTGTATGCGAGATCATACTGGGGAGTATGTACGCCTTATTGGTATTGATACCAATGCCAAGCGCCGAGTTTTAGAAATGATGATTCAGCGTCCGGGAGATACCCCCACCGCTCAAACTGTTACTACTCCTAGTGATAGCAGTAATGTGGCAGTAAGTAATGGTCGTAATGGTCATACTGTTAGCAGTCGTTTAGGAGATGAGGTCATTAGCCAATTACGTTCTTTATTATCTCAAGGTTACAAGATTGGGACTGAACACGCTGACCTGCGCCGTTTTAAATCTAAATCTTGGCAAAGCTGTTCCCCTATTCAAGCCACCCGTGAACCTGAGGT
It contains:
- a CDS encoding chaperonin family protein RbcX yields the protein MTYKQVVKDTARVVQNYLTYQAVKLIIEQLTETNPGLAIWLREFSARTPFQDSDNYINEMMKENKELVLRILTVRKEIAKKTLEFLPELVQTNIEQSNMEHRRYLLERLTQTNSSSEDEINQDTKSNQPDNKEE
- a CDS encoding ribulose bisphosphate carboxylase small subunit, with protein sequence MQTLAKERRYETLSYLPPLTDQQIVKQVQYLLDQGFIPAVEFEKDPLPTDHHWTLWKLPLFNAVSPQEVLNEVRECKGQYSDSFIRVIAFDNLRQCQTVSFIVHKPNSTRF
- a CDS encoding BMC domain-containing protein, giving the protein MSIAVGMIETKGFPAVVEAADSMVKAARVTLVGYEKIGSGRVTVIIRGDVSEVQASIAAGIECANRVNGGEVLSTHIIARPHENLEYVLPIRYTEEVEQFRSY
- a CDS encoding ribulose bisphosphate carboxylase small subunit, which produces MRVPKMAAPPTPWSKDLAEPRVDDTAYVHSFSNLIGDVTVGSHVMIAPGTSIRADEGTPFYIGNDSNIQDGVVIHGLEKGRVRGDDGKDYSVWIGNETCITHLSLIHGPAYVGNNCFIGFRSTVFNARVGDGCIIMMHVLIQDVEIPPGKYIPSGAIITNQQQADRLPDVQPEDREFASHVVHINEALAEGYLCAQDNACLTKFKTESSSTSSHHNNKNNHSYQSPTDMSLNTDIVNQVRSLLRQGYKIGVEYASARRFKTKSWLTGSIHATQENQVLAELEGFLHQHQGEYVRLVGADNQAKTRVAEVIIQRPSDTPGQPTSINITSASPVLNGKKVVSVTTGGGDDITGQVRNLIQNGYQIGVEHADVRRFKSKSWLTAPSITTNSPNEAIKILQGYLQEFAGEYVRMIGVDPVAKVRLSQTIIQRPGETATTSGNGSYSAPRPSNGGSVSSSLSADALQQVKALLAQGYKIGTEHATVRRFKSKSWQSCSPINSTNEREVISALEGCMRDHTGEYVRLIGIDTNAKRRVLEMMIQRPGDTPTAQTVTTPSDSSNVAVSNGRNGHTVSSRLGDEVISQLRSLLSQGYKIGTEHADLRRFKSKSWQSCSPIQATREPEVISALEACLKDHDGEYVRLIGIDSNAKRRVLEKIIQRP
- a CDS encoding form I ribulose bisphosphate carboxylase large subunit, translating into MAQAGFKAGVQDYRLTYYTPDYTPKDTDLLACFRMTPQAGVPPEECAAAVAAESSTGTWTTVWTDGLTDLDRYKGRCYNIEPVAGEDNQYFVFVAYPMDLFEEGSITNVLTSLVGNVFGFKALRALRLEDIRFPVALIKTYQGPPHGITVERDLLNKYGRPLLGCTIKPKLGLSAKNYGRAVYECLRGGLDFTKDDENINSQPFMRWRDRFLFVQEAVKKAQGETNEIKGHYLNVTAGTCEEMLKRAEFAKSVGAPIIMHDFFTGGFTANTTLAKWCRDNGILLHIHRAMHAVVDRQKNHGIHFRVLAKCLRLSGGDHLHSGTVVGKLEGDRAVTLGFVDLMREDYVEEDRSRGVFFTQDYASLPGVMPVASGGIHVWHMPALVEIFGDDSCLQFGGGTLGHPWGNAPGATANRVALEACVQARNEGRSLAREGNDVLREAGRWSPELAAALELWKEIKFEFDTVDTL
- a CDS encoding BMC domain-containing protein; the encoded protein is MSIAVGMIETLGFPAVVEAADSMVKAARVTLVGYEKIGSGRVTVIVRGDVSEVQASIAAGIEGANRVNGGQVLSTHIIARPHENLEYVLPIRYTEEVEQFRSY
- a CDS encoding EutN/CcmL family microcompartment protein → MQIAQVCGTVVSNHKSRTLTGVKLLLVQLIDADGHLLPTYEVAGDIVGAGLGEWVLITRGSAARKESGQEDRPVDAMVVGIIDTVTVASGKLYSKKDEERMY
- a CDS encoding carbon dioxide-concentrating mechanism protein CcmK; its protein translation is MSIAVGMIETLGFPAVVEAADAMVKAARVTLVGYEKIGSGRVTVIVRGDVSEVQASISAGIENVKRVNGGQVLSHHIIARPHENLEYVLPIRYTEEVEQFRESINPRPLRRP